AGTAGCCAGACCAGACTGTGTTCTCAATCAAAGTAGTTTTTCTAAATCTTTACTTTGTCATgtatgacaatttttttttttttttttttttttgcaatgtcTAATACCTAGTTCATGCATTTATACCTTTGGAGAAAGAGTTTACATAAAGTAATATCTTTCCTATTCATGCCAAGTGTTGTATTTAAGAAAATCTGTTGTTGAATAGTTACATAATGTAGCTGCAGTATCTTATGATATAACAAGTAGAGCACTAATTCCTAAAATATTATATGTAatcatcttccattttttcaaATTAGTCTCTGCCATCTTGGATAGAAGAGTGTAACCAACACAACCTGAACTATAATATTCCAAGGATCCTTTTGGGGAACAAATGTGACTGTAAAGGAGAAATAGCTGTCCCTACCAATGTGGCTCAAAGATTTGCCGACCATCATGGTATGCCGGTAAGTTCTTGtgagaaacatgaaaagaaggtaCCATGCAATGTATGGCAGATGCATACAATTGACTACATGTTTCACTTGATTCCTGACTGAAATTCCTAAGGTAGCCATGACTACAATATCTTTCTCAGCATAAGTCTCAGTATGGCCTCTGGTATTTGTAGGAGAGTGCAAGAATTTTGACCAAGTAAATTCATAAGTTTGAAATATGTAAGCCATTTAAGCAATTATTCTTCAACATTGTTAGCATGTTCACCGTGTAACTGTTGGTGTGTATTTGCAGCTCTTTGAAACTTCAGCCAAGGATGACAGTGACTGTGACCATGTGGAGGCCATCTTCCTCACTTTGGCCCACAAGCTCAAGGCTGCCAAGTCCATGACGCTGATCAGTCCGTCACAGTTTCCTCCAGACCACATCCATCGGGCTGTTGTGGAGTCAGTTGGGCGAGAACGAAATGGAATGGAAGTGAATGATTCTGAGTCTTGCTATTGTTAATGCAGTTGTATTTAATGTTTTACaagatatttatatatattaaagtATTTCTGAGTTAAAGTATAGGATATAAAAACACTGTGTGATATGTACAGGGAGTCCTTATTCAATAAGAGATAGTTCATTGCAGTCTGTATGAGTACCAGTACAGATATCAGGTTGTGAACAATTAACAGAATGCATTTAGAACTGTTAGATTGGGAAACAGCAAGTACAGTAGACTTTTGTCTGCCAAGGCAAGGTTAACACTGTTTATGTGTTGGTTTCCATGAAAGAGCTTATGTTCATGTGTATCTGTGTTCAGCATGTCAATTTCTTGACAACTGATTAGTATCTGTAACACACTGGAAGCAATCATGACAGTTTGAGTACTTATTTAACACTGCTTTCAATCAGTTATCCATATCATATGTACTTATGTCAGCTCATCATTGTACTAAAGAAAGTAGAAGTATGTTGCCTTCCATGTAAGTGACATGGGCACCTCATTATCAATATATTATTAGTAACATGACTGTTGACACTGATTGAACACTATGACTCTGATAAATGTAATTCTTGCCTCAGAGGATGATTCCCTTTACTTTGCTAATGACAGCAATCACCTATATTTTCATATAATATTATCAGATAAACCAATGGCTTTATATGAATAGTCAGATTACatatattaatatataaaaggaaagagtgTAGCTTTGAGGTTGTTGTGtagattttatatatttatagcaTTCATTCTTAAATGTAATGCTGGACCAAGTTGTAAGGAAGAAACCTATGCAGAGAAGTAGGTGATGTAGAACCAGCAGGCATGAACATTGTTGGTGATCCCAAAGGTGATGATAACCGGTCTCTTGGTGTTCATTGGTGTGTTGCCAGCCGGGTCACTTCATGACACTAGTAGTGCCCAAGATGACTTTCTGGTGTTTCAAGACATGTTGGAAACATCCTGACCTTTTAGGTTTCACTTTTCCTTGGCATGGTGTGTGATTGCCACCTCTTGAGTTACCAGTGATTGTGTTTTAGTGCATTTTCGTGGAGTTATCATTGCTGCTGACTACTATCAGGATATACTTGTATGTAAACGTTACTTGGTGTGGTGCAAATTTGTAAATATGAAATATTTATTTAAATAGCATATTTAGGTAATGATGCATTCCGATGTTGTGTAACATTTTCCCGTAACTTGAGTTTATTTCCATTTGTATATTAAAAATGTACAAATACAGCACCATAAGCTATAAGAGTAACCAAGTGTTTATCCAATAACCCTGTGATTAGAGGCGAGATGGACTGGATCCCTCAAGAACCTTAACTGCGCCATGAGGTTTTCTATTTTGTAACCTTGGTATTACTCgttgggagaaagattcttttGCCTATGTGCgtactttttttatgtacagTAATCTGCGATTTGTGTAACTATAGTTTCTCTTTGAAGGTCTGTTGATATGCCTCcaagatagataaatgataatagCACGAACATGGAGGCAGAGTTTTTAAGGCTTACGATATTGTTACTTGTTTCAATGAAGGCAGACAGACATCCAGTTGAGTGGTAAAGTGTTGGATTGATTGATTGCCTGTAGtactattctgtgtgtgtgtgtgtgtgtgcgtgcgtgtgtgtgcactcTGACTTTGATAAGGGGACGAAGGGTCAcgtgaacactctctctctctctctctcataatagcTGTAACGTGACTACTGACTAATACGTACGTCTACGAGCAGACAACAGCATCATGATTCATTAGTGTCTCTGATGGTTGTTGGTTACCTGGGTGTTGTGCCTGTGGTTGACAAATTATGATGGGAAGGCCGGGAGGAGTTATAATAATatggagagagtgtgtgtgtgtgtgtgtacgtttattTTCCCACATTCATCCTTGGTTTCTGCCGTGATACAGTAGGTTTTGGATGTGGTATTGTTGCTATTCATTCAGTTACAAATTTAAAATGAAGTATTTCTCTAATCTATTCCAGTGAGAAGAGAAGGTCGAAAAATTATCATAAGGACTGTCTGCGAAAGATAGTTATGTAGACATGCGAAAGACAGTAGATAAACCTACTGGGAAAGATATCTAACGCTGGTAGGGAAATTATAGATATTTAATATTCACGCTCCCCACGTAATGTTTGGTCTCTGATACCGCGTGGTTATGGCGCAACATTAACAAAAACGACATAAGCGTGATACAGAATTACGAACTACGAAGGAAATATTTAAGAAACGTTAATGAGTGAAGGGAGCTATATAGGGTTCATACTGGCTTCTTATCTCAGCAATATGCGATTATCTATTCTCGGTGAGTGAGGACACCATTATTCACGTACTACTGCTGTAAATTGACTAAATTAATTAATCCCCTAGAGTTAATTTCTCACGAATTATACAAGTTGTAACCTCGTGCAGCATTTTTCCTAGAACAGGATATGACAAAGGTAATATTCTTGGTAGTGACCGTGGGAAAAGTTTGCCAAAGGGTCTGCTGGAAACGAAAATACACCTAAGCATTGACATGCTACAGTAATAATTCCACTACAC
The window above is part of the Portunus trituberculatus isolate SZX2019 chromosome 38, ASM1759143v1, whole genome shotgun sequence genome. Proteins encoded here:
- the LOC123515184 gene encoding ras-related protein Rab-33B-like; its protein translation is MNGSNSQTFAQSNALLRDKRHKTFKIIVIGDSSVGKTCLTFRFCGGHFPERTEATIGVDFRERKLKIDQEEIMLQLWDTAGQERFRRSMVQHYYRNVNAVVFVYDVTRMSTFQSLPSWIEECNQHNLNYNIPRILLGNKCDCKGEIAVPTNVAQRFADHHGMPLFETSAKDDSDCDHVEAIFLTLAHKLKAAKSMTLISPSQFPPDHIHRAVVESVGRERNGMEVNDSESCYC